The following are encoded in a window of Halorarum salinum genomic DNA:
- a CDS encoding FAD-binding protein: MHEHDVIVVGAGGAGLRAAIAAQEEGADVAIVSKLHPVRSHTGAAEGGINAALREGDSWEDHAYDTMKGSDYLGDAPAVETLCKQSPNETIQLEHWGMAFSRDDDGRVSQRPFGGLSFPRTTYAGAETGHQLLHTMYEQVVKRGVTVYDEWYVTDLAVTDEERPEDRTCHGVVAYDISTGELSGFRANDGVILATGGPGQVYDHTTNAVSNTGDGVAMAYRAGVPMEDMEFIQFHPTSLPSTGVLISEGVRGEGGILYNAEGERFMFEYGYASNDGELASRDVVARAELSEVNAGRGIEDEYVHLDMRHLGEERIIDRLENILHLAEDFEGVDALEEPMPVKPGQHYAMGGIETDENGETCIAGLYAAGECACASVHGANRLGGNALPELIIFGKRAGQHAAGKDLGEAKVTTGQQGEYELGEVDSPVEPGAVDASGTDDAAADGGVRADASTADSEDVVDRAVEAERERVQALLDRDEGVQHAEIRSAVQESMTENVNVFREEAGLKQALRDIREARERYEDVFVNDPSRTFNTDLVQTIETRNVLDLAEAITLGALAREEFRGAHWRAEFQERNDEEWLKHTLLSWNDGTPELWYKPVILEGEEKRYEPKIRSY; encoded by the coding sequence ATGCACGAACACGACGTCATCGTGGTCGGCGCCGGCGGCGCGGGGCTCCGCGCGGCCATCGCCGCCCAGGAGGAGGGCGCGGACGTTGCCATCGTCTCGAAGCTGCACCCCGTTCGAAGCCACACGGGGGCGGCCGAGGGCGGCATCAACGCCGCGCTTCGCGAGGGCGACTCCTGGGAGGACCACGCGTACGACACCATGAAGGGCTCGGACTACCTCGGCGACGCGCCGGCGGTCGAGACCCTCTGCAAGCAGAGTCCGAACGAGACCATCCAGCTCGAACACTGGGGGATGGCGTTCTCGCGGGACGACGACGGACGCGTCTCCCAGCGGCCGTTCGGCGGCCTCTCGTTCCCCCGAACGACCTACGCCGGCGCCGAGACGGGCCACCAGCTGCTCCACACGATGTACGAGCAGGTCGTCAAGCGCGGCGTCACCGTCTACGACGAGTGGTACGTCACCGACCTCGCGGTCACCGACGAGGAGCGGCCGGAGGACCGCACCTGCCACGGCGTCGTCGCCTACGACATCTCGACCGGCGAGCTCTCGGGCTTCCGGGCGAACGACGGCGTCATCCTCGCCACCGGCGGACCCGGGCAGGTGTACGACCACACGACGAACGCGGTGTCCAACACCGGTGACGGCGTGGCGATGGCCTACCGCGCCGGCGTCCCGATGGAGGACATGGAGTTCATCCAGTTCCACCCGACGAGCCTGCCCAGCACGGGCGTGCTCATCTCCGAGGGCGTGCGCGGCGAGGGCGGCATCCTCTACAACGCCGAGGGCGAGCGGTTCATGTTCGAGTACGGCTACGCGAGCAACGACGGCGAACTCGCCTCCCGCGACGTCGTCGCCCGGGCGGAGCTGAGCGAGGTGAACGCGGGTCGCGGCATCGAGGACGAGTACGTCCACCTCGACATGCGCCACCTCGGCGAGGAGCGAATCATCGACCGACTGGAGAACATCCTCCACCTCGCGGAGGACTTCGAGGGCGTCGACGCGCTGGAAGAGCCCATGCCGGTGAAGCCCGGCCAGCACTACGCGATGGGCGGCATCGAGACGGACGAGAACGGCGAGACGTGCATCGCCGGCCTGTACGCGGCCGGCGAGTGCGCCTGCGCCTCCGTCCACGGCGCGAACCGCCTCGGCGGCAACGCGCTGCCCGAACTCATCATCTTCGGCAAGCGCGCGGGCCAACACGCGGCAGGGAAGGACCTCGGCGAAGCGAAGGTGACCACGGGCCAGCAGGGGGAGTACGAACTCGGCGAGGTCGACAGCCCCGTCGAACCCGGTGCCGTCGACGCGTCGGGCACCGACGACGCCGCGGCGGACGGCGGCGTCAGGGCGGACGCGTCGACGGCCGACTCCGAGGACGTGGTCGACCGCGCCGTCGAGGCCGAGCGCGAGCGCGTCCAGGCGCTGCTCGACCGCGACGAGGGCGTCCAGCACGCCGAGATCCGCTCGGCCGTCCAGGAGTCGATGACAGAGAACGTCAACGTGTTCCGCGAGGAGGCCGGACTGAAGCAGGCGCTGCGCGACATCCGCGAGGCCCGCGAGCGCTACGAGGACGTGTTCGTGAATGACCCCTCGCGGACGTTCAACACCGACCTGGTCCAGACCATCGAGACGCGCAACGTCCTCGACCTGGCGGAAGCGATCACCCTCGGCGCGCTCGCGCGCGAGGAGTTCCGCGGCGCCCACTGGCGCGCGGAGTTCCAGGAGCGTAACGACGAGGAGTGGTTGAAACACACCCTGCTGTCGTGGAACGACGGCACGCCGGAACTGTGGTACAAGCCAGTCATCCTCGAGGGCGAGGAGAAGCGGTACGAGCCGAAGATCCGCTCGTACTGA